One genomic region from Salvia hispanica cultivar TCC Black 2014 chromosome 2, UniMelb_Shisp_WGS_1.0, whole genome shotgun sequence encodes:
- the LOC125204123 gene encoding thioredoxin-like protein 4B yields the protein MEYLLPTLRKKQEVDSLIRDTIDKVLVLRFGLSSDAVCLQLDDVLYKSAKDVSKFATVGLVDAAEEEIQVYLKYFDITHVPSIVFFFNAHHMKMDSGSADHTKWVGTFQKKQDFVDVVEAIFRAAMKGKLIVNCPLPPERIPKFQLLYKDV from the exons ATGGAGTATTTGCTGCCGACTCTGAGGAAGAAGCAAGAGGTCGATTCTCTCATCAGAGACACCATAGACAAAGTCCTCGTCCTTCGCTTCGGTCTCTCTTCTGATGCCGTCTGCCTCCAGCTCGACGACGTC CTGTATAAATCGGCGAAAGACGTGTCAAAATTCGCGACGGTGGGGCTAGTGGatgcggcggaggaggagatTCAAGTTTATCTCAAGTATTTCGATATTACACATGTCCCCTCcatcgtcttcttcttcaatgcTCACCACATGAAAATGGATTCCGG AAGTGCGGATCACACTAAATGGGTTGGTACATTTCAGAAAAAGCAAGACTTTGTGGATGTTGTGGAg GCGATATTCAGAGCGGCAATGAAGGGCAAGCTGATTGTAAACTGCCCGCTTCCTCCTGAGAGAATACCAAAGTTTCAGTTGCTATATAAAGATGTTTAG
- the LOC125203528 gene encoding transmembrane emp24 domain-containing protein p24delta9-like: MKIQIQRKGFLFLLISVFLLWSPAESIRFDLESGHTKCISEDIKSNSMTVGKYHIVNPNEGHPLPDSHKVTVRVTSAYGNSYHSSEHVTEGHFAFQAVEAGDYMACFFADDNKPSTTVTVDFDWKSGIAAKEWSSVAKKGSVELMEIELKKMLDTVQTIHDEMFYLREREEEMQLLNKSTNSKMFWFSFLSILVCLSVSGIQLWHLKSFFEKKKLI; the protein is encoded by the exons atgaaaatccaaatccaaagaAAGGGTTTTTTGTTCCTTTTGATTTCAGTTTTCTTGTTATGGAGCCCGGCGGAATCGATTCGGTTCGATCTGGAATCCGGTCACACCAAATGCATATCGGAGGACATCAAGAGCAATTCTATGACTGttggaaaatatcatattGTAAATCCCAACGAAGGACACCCTCTGCCTGACTCTCACAAAGTCACCGTTCGG GTTACATCAGCATACGGAAACAGTTATCACTCATCGGAACATGTCACTGAGGGGCATTTCGCATTTCAAGCAGTCGAGGCAGGTGATTACATGGCTTGCTTTTTTGCCGATGATAACAAGCCTTCTACTACCGTGACTGTTGACTTTGACTGGAAGTCCGGCATTGCTGCCAAGGAGTGGAGCAGTGTTGCCAAGAAAGGTTCCGTTGAA TTGATGGAAATTGAACTAAAGAAAATGTTAGACACAGTCCAAACCATCCACGACGAGATGTTCTATCTACGTGAAAG GGAAGAAGAGATGCAGCTGCTGAATAAATCTACTAACAGCAAGATGTTCTGGTTTAGTTTTCTATCGATTCTTGTTTGCCTATCTGTATCTGGAATCCAGCTATGGCATTTGAAATCTTTCTTCGAGAAGAAGAAGCTCATCTGA
- the LOC125204265 gene encoding integrin-linked protein kinase 1-like isoform X1, producing MSGSGGSAEDMEKKKEKARVSRTSLILWHAHQNDVAAVRRLLEEDSSLVNARDYDNRTPLHVAAIHGWVDIAKCLLDYKADINAQDRWRNTPLADAEGAKRSRIIVLLKSYGGLSYGQSGSHFEPRPVAPPLPNKCDWEIEPSELDFATSTLIGKGSFGEILKAGWRGTPVAVKRILPNLSDDKLVIQDFRHEVNLLVKLRHPNIVQFLGAVTERKPLMLVTEYLRGGDLHQHLKGKGSLTPSTAVNFALDIARGMAYLHSEPNVIIHRDLKPRNVLLVNSNADHLKVGDFGLSKLIKVQHSHDVYKLTGETGSYRYMAPEVFKHRKYDKKVDVYSFAMILYEMLEGEPPMAAYEPYEAARYVSEGHRPLFKAKGYTSELRELTEQCWAPDMNHRPPFLEILKRLEKIKETLTSDHHWHLFSSS from the exons ATGAGCGGAAGTGGCGGATCAGCGGAGGatatggagaagaagaaggagaaggcgCGGGTGAGCAGGACGTCTCTGATTCTGTGGCACGCGCATCAAAACGACGTCGCGGCCGTCAGAAGGCTTTTGGAGGAGGATTCCTCTTTGGTGAACGCCAGAGACTACGATAATCGGACTCCTCTCCACGTCGCTGCCATCCACGGCTGGGTCGACATTGCCAAGTGTCTTCTCGACTACAAAGCTGACATTAACGCCCAGGATCGATGGAGGAACACG CCTTTAGCTGATGCTGAAGGAGCTAAAAGATCTCGGATTATTGTATTATTGAAGTCGTATGGAGGACTGTCTTAT GGCCAGAGTGGAAGCCATTTTGAGCCAAGGCCTGTTGCACCCCCTCTACCTAACAAGTGTGACTGGGAGATCGAGCCTTCTGAGCTAGACTTTGCAACCTCGACTCTGATAGGGAAG GGGTCTTTCGGGGAGATACTAAAAGCTGGTTGGCGAGGAACACCTGTCGCTGTCAAACGCATCCTGCCCAACCTTTCAGATGACAAATTGGTGAT CCAGGACTTCAGGCATGAGGTCAATTTGCTTGTGAAGCTTCGTCATCCAAATATTGTCCAGTTTCTAGGAGCTGTCACTGAAAGGAAGCCCTTAATGTTGGTGACAGAATACTTGAGAGGG GGTGATTTGCATCAGCATCTAAAGGGAAAAGGGTCGCTCACCCCATCAACTGCAGTCAATTTTGCACTGGATATAGCCAG AGGCATGGCTTATCTCCATAGTGAGCCAAATGTTATAATACACAGAGATTTGAAGCCAAG GAATGTTCTTCTCGTCAACTCAAATGCCGACCATCTAAAGGTAGGAGATTTTGGGCTAAGCAAGCTCATAAAGGTGCAACATTCTCACGATGTATACAAATTGACAGGCGAGACTGGAAGCT ATCGTTATATGGCGCCTGAAGTCTTCAAGCACAGGAAGTATGATAAGAAAGTTGATGTCTACTCTTTCGCAATGATATTATAtgag ATGCTTGAAGGTGAGCCACCAATGGCAGCTTATGAACCATATGAAGCTGCTAGATATGTGTCTGAAGGACACAGACCGTTGTTCAAGGCCAAAGGCTACACATCAGAATTGAGAGA GCTGACTGAGCAGTGCTGGGCACCAGACATGAATCACAGACCTCCCTTCTTGGAGATTTTGAAGAGACTTGAAAAGATTAAGGAAACACTGACATCTGATCATCACTGGCACCTCTTTTCGTCTAGCTGA
- the LOC125204265 gene encoding integrin-linked protein kinase 1-like isoform X2, giving the protein MLVTEYLRGGDLHQHLKGKGSLTPSTAVNFALDIARGMAYLHSEPNVIIHRDLKPRNVLLVNSNADHLKVGDFGLSKLIKVQHSHDVYKLTGETGSYRYMAPEVFKHRKYDKKVDVYSFAMILYEMLEGEPPMAAYEPYEAARYVSEGHRPLFKAKGYTSELRELTEQCWAPDMNHRPPFLEILKRLEKIKETLTSDHHWHLFSSS; this is encoded by the exons ATGTTGGTGACAGAATACTTGAGAGGG GGTGATTTGCATCAGCATCTAAAGGGAAAAGGGTCGCTCACCCCATCAACTGCAGTCAATTTTGCACTGGATATAGCCAG AGGCATGGCTTATCTCCATAGTGAGCCAAATGTTATAATACACAGAGATTTGAAGCCAAG GAATGTTCTTCTCGTCAACTCAAATGCCGACCATCTAAAGGTAGGAGATTTTGGGCTAAGCAAGCTCATAAAGGTGCAACATTCTCACGATGTATACAAATTGACAGGCGAGACTGGAAGCT ATCGTTATATGGCGCCTGAAGTCTTCAAGCACAGGAAGTATGATAAGAAAGTTGATGTCTACTCTTTCGCAATGATATTATAtgag ATGCTTGAAGGTGAGCCACCAATGGCAGCTTATGAACCATATGAAGCTGCTAGATATGTGTCTGAAGGACACAGACCGTTGTTCAAGGCCAAAGGCTACACATCAGAATTGAGAGA GCTGACTGAGCAGTGCTGGGCACCAGACATGAATCACAGACCTCCCTTCTTGGAGATTTTGAAGAGACTTGAAAAGATTAAGGAAACACTGACATCTGATCATCACTGGCACCTCTTTTCGTCTAGCTGA
- the LOC125207460 gene encoding uncharacterized protein At5g01610-like — MRAELTFLHNSFTSALKQKTQFTSFPGWRAEIETTHSAAKSGPQLRRRMEKAMVKMGSIKSGSFWLSKKAKEEFNNITQDLTTVSNVVEEKAKWIFDKLKGKPLRSLPDLLREYNLPPGLFPTNITAYEYDEIKSRLTVHLPFACEVSFKDSSVLRYAPRVKCILLKGKLIGIEGMKTKVLVWVKVTSAAVEGSKSEKLSFTAGVKKSRPKDAYVVPREAVRIEEF; from the exons ATGCGGGCTGAGCTAACTTTTCTGCATAATTCATTTACTAGCGCACTCAAACAAAAAACTCAGTTTACTTCTTTTCCTGGCTGGCGGGCTGAAATTGAAACGACACACTCTGCTGCAAAATCCGGCCCGCAGCTTAGGAGAAGAATGGAGAAAGCAATGGTGAAAATGGGGAGCATAAAATCTGGAAGCTTTTGGCTGTCCAAGAAAGCTAAGGAAGAGTTCAATAACATCACTCAAGATCTCACT ACTGTCTCAAATGTTGTTGAGGAGAAGGCAAAATGGATCTTCGATAAGCTAAAAG GAAAACCACTAAGAAGCTTGCCTGATCTTCTACGGGAGTACAATCTCCCACCGGGCCTTTTCCCGACCAACATTACAGCATACGAGTATGATGAGATCAAGTCGAGGCTGACTGTTCACTTGCCCTTCGCTTGTGAGGTGAGCTTCAAGGACTCATCTGTGCTAAGGTATGCCCCTCGGGTCAAATGCATTCTCCTCAAGGGTAAGCTCATCGGCATAGAAGGAATGAAGACCAAGGTCCTCGTGTGGGTCAAGGTCACGAGCGCGGCTGTTGAGGGTAGCAAGTCAGAGAAGCTCTCTTTCACTGCGGGCGTTAAGAAGTCGAGGCCTAAGGATGCATACGTCGTGCCACGTGAAGCTGTTAGAATCGAAGAATTTTGA
- the LOC125207459 gene encoding protein RETARDED ROOT GROWTH, mitochondrial isoform X2 has translation MGRWGWRVYVAVSRIASASKSINNPNLSRHPLIRSQNSPLISRPRNYFSSFRHFSALPASPPYVEEFDSRNNDFDANKILEELFEDDEAGNISVRAFFLCTSVDLKSMQAENSKHVIPPTSRSSNSIILRFCGPPWETRGAAGNDMRCYRYMVVYQYGSTILFNVEDHEVDFYLQTVRQHASGLLTEMRKDDYAIKEKPLLVEDMQGGLNHIVLKNLDMDSIRIIGSVLGQSIALDYFVSQVDGMVEEFAQINRAMQKTGTFTMDRKKLFQLVGKANSNLADVILKVGIFDRSEIAWRDAKYAQILDYLREEYEVAQRFGNLDFKLKFVEHNIHFLQEVLQNRKSDLLEWCIIILLAIENIISICEIVRDSIGS, from the exons ATGGGGAGATGGGGATGGAGAGTTTATGTCGCAGTTTCCCGCATCGCATCCGCTTCCAAATCCATTAATAACCCAAATTTGAGCAGGCACCCACTTATTAGATCCCAAAATTCACCATTAATTTCAAGGCCAAGGAATTATTTCTCGAGTTTCAGGCACTTCTCTGCCCTCCCCGCATCTCCACCCTACGTCGAAGAATTTGATTCCCGTAATAATGATTTTGATGCAAATAAGATTTTGGAGGAGTTGTTTGAAGATGACGAGGCTGGGAATATCTCAGTGAGGGCTTTTTTTCTCTGTACCAG TGTTGATTTGAAGAGTATGCAAGCTGAGAATTCAAAACATGTCATTCCTCCGACTTCACGTTCTTCAAATAGTATTATTCTCAGATTTTGTGGTCCTCCTTGGGAAACT CGAGGTGCAGCTGGAAATGACATGAGATGCTATCGTTACATGGTTGTCTACCAGTATGGTTCAACAATCCTCTTCAATGTTGAAGATCATGAAGTTGATTTTTACCTGCAAACTGTTAGACAACATGCCTCTGGATTGCTTACAGAAATGAGAAAAGATG ATTATGCTATAAAAGAGAAGCCTTTGTTGGTTGAGGATATGCAGGGAGGTCTGAATCACATCGTTTTGAAAAACCTAGACATGGATAGCATCCGCATAATTGGCAGTGTTCTCGGACAAAGCATTGCTCTGGACTACTTTGTATCACAG GTCGATGGTATGGTTGAGGAATTTGCACAGATAAATCGTGCAATGCAGAAAACTGGCACTTTCACCATGGACCGCAAAAAGTTGTTTCAACTTGTTGGGAAGGCTAACTCAAATTTAGCTGACGTGATTCTAAAAGTTGGTATTTTTGATAG ATCAGAAATCGCTTGGAGGGATGCAAAATATGCCCAAATTCTTGACTACCTTCGCGAGGAATACGAGGTTGCACAGCGATTCGGAAatcttgattttaaattaaaatttgttgag CATAACATCCATTTTCTTCAAGAAGTGCTCCAAAATCGGAAGTCAGATTTACTGGAGTGGTGCATCATTATATTGTTGGCAATAGAAAACATAATCTCAATTTGTGAGATTGTTAGGGATTCTATAGGAAGTTAA
- the LOC125207459 gene encoding protein RETARDED ROOT GROWTH, mitochondrial isoform X1, protein MGRWGWRVYVAVSRIASASKSINNPNLSRHPLIRSQNSPLISRPRNYFSSFRHFSALPASPPYVEEFDSRNNDFDANKILEELFEDDEAGNISVRAFFLCTSVDLKSMQAENSKHVIPPTSRSSNSIILRFCGPPWETCFCQRGAAGNDMRCYRYMVVYQYGSTILFNVEDHEVDFYLQTVRQHASGLLTEMRKDDYAIKEKPLLVEDMQGGLNHIVLKNLDMDSIRIIGSVLGQSIALDYFVSQVDGMVEEFAQINRAMQKTGTFTMDRKKLFQLVGKANSNLADVILKVGIFDRSEIAWRDAKYAQILDYLREEYEVAQRFGNLDFKLKFVEHNIHFLQEVLQNRKSDLLEWCIIILLAIENIISICEIVRDSIGS, encoded by the exons ATGGGGAGATGGGGATGGAGAGTTTATGTCGCAGTTTCCCGCATCGCATCCGCTTCCAAATCCATTAATAACCCAAATTTGAGCAGGCACCCACTTATTAGATCCCAAAATTCACCATTAATTTCAAGGCCAAGGAATTATTTCTCGAGTTTCAGGCACTTCTCTGCCCTCCCCGCATCTCCACCCTACGTCGAAGAATTTGATTCCCGTAATAATGATTTTGATGCAAATAAGATTTTGGAGGAGTTGTTTGAAGATGACGAGGCTGGGAATATCTCAGTGAGGGCTTTTTTTCTCTGTACCAG TGTTGATTTGAAGAGTATGCAAGCTGAGAATTCAAAACATGTCATTCCTCCGACTTCACGTTCTTCAAATAGTATTATTCTCAGATTTTGTGGTCCTCCTTGGGAAACT TGTTTTTGTCAGCGAGGTGCAGCTGGAAATGACATGAGATGCTATCGTTACATGGTTGTCTACCAGTATGGTTCAACAATCCTCTTCAATGTTGAAGATCATGAAGTTGATTTTTACCTGCAAACTGTTAGACAACATGCCTCTGGATTGCTTACAGAAATGAGAAAAGATG ATTATGCTATAAAAGAGAAGCCTTTGTTGGTTGAGGATATGCAGGGAGGTCTGAATCACATCGTTTTGAAAAACCTAGACATGGATAGCATCCGCATAATTGGCAGTGTTCTCGGACAAAGCATTGCTCTGGACTACTTTGTATCACAG GTCGATGGTATGGTTGAGGAATTTGCACAGATAAATCGTGCAATGCAGAAAACTGGCACTTTCACCATGGACCGCAAAAAGTTGTTTCAACTTGTTGGGAAGGCTAACTCAAATTTAGCTGACGTGATTCTAAAAGTTGGTATTTTTGATAG ATCAGAAATCGCTTGGAGGGATGCAAAATATGCCCAAATTCTTGACTACCTTCGCGAGGAATACGAGGTTGCACAGCGATTCGGAAatcttgattttaaattaaaatttgttgag CATAACATCCATTTTCTTCAAGAAGTGCTCCAAAATCGGAAGTCAGATTTACTGGAGTGGTGCATCATTATATTGTTGGCAATAGAAAACATAATCTCAATTTGTGAGATTGTTAGGGATTCTATAGGAAGTTAA